The sequence below is a genomic window from Thermoflavifilum sp..
CGGTTGCGTTGTGGAAAATGTTCTCGTTCGGGTTGTGTACCCGGCGGGAATTCACTGATCCAGCCGCCATGTTCCAGCATTTGCCTGGCAATGGTTTGATGTTGCGGCGGATAGATACGATCGAGACCGTGAGCCAGTACAGCAATCGTCTTCAACCCGTTTTCCAGAGCCGCCTGGTGTGCAGTAATATCAATACCCAGCGCCAGTCCGCTGATCACTATGGGATCATAGCTTCTCAAATTGCGGATAAGCTGTGCACAGAGTTCCCGGCCATAGGCCGTTTGGTGACGGGTGCCTACAATGCTCAGCGTTCTTTGATGATTGCAATCCATTTGCCCGCGGTAATACAGCAAGATGGGTGCATCCGGACAATCTTTGAGCAGAGGTGGGTATAGAGGGTCCGTAATGAAACAGGTGCAAATCTGATATTTTTCCAGCTGTCGGATTTCCTTTTCAATACCCGGAAAATCGCGGAACTCGCGAATGGCCTGAGCCCTAAGCGGACCTATACCCGGTATGCGTTCCAGATCCGTTTTTCGGGCTCTGAAAATAGCTTCGGGGCTCCAGTTGAAATGCTTTAACAATTCCCGGGCTAAAGCATGACCAATCATAGGGATGCGGGTAAGCGCAAGCTGATATACTAAAGCAGATTCCATGATATGTAGTACCAAAGGGTTTTTTACGTGAACTTCCGCCGAACCAAAAGTACACAACAGGGCAGTATAAGCAAACACCCTGCAATAGCGCAGGCTGATTATTGGGCAATCTCACGGGGTTTGTTAATTTTGCCGCTCACTGCTTCCTCCATGCAACCCAACGTAAAAATTTTTTCTGGTACTCGCTCCCGATATCTGGCCGAAAAAATCGCTGCGCATTACGGGAATGGCCTGGGTAAGATTAAGATTGAGCAATTCAGTGATGGGGAAATTCAGCCCATTTTTCTGGAAAGCATTCGGGGCGATTATGTGTTTCTCGTGCAGAGCACGTGTGCGCCGGCCGATAATCTGATGGAATTGTTGTTGATGATAGATGCTGCAAGGAGGGCTTCGGCGGGTTATATCACGGCCGTAATTCCTTATTTTGGCTATGCGCGGCAGGATCGGAAAGACAAGCCCCGGGTAGCCATTGGCTCCAAGCTGGTAGCCAATATGCTGGTAGCCGCAGGAGCCAATCGGATCATCACCATGGATTTACATGCGCCGCAAATTCAGGGCTTTTTCGACATTCCCGTCGATCATCTCGATAGCTCGGCTATTTTTATCCCTTATATTGAGAGCCTTAATCTGGAAAATCTTACCTTTGCGTCCCCCGATGTGGGAAGTACGAATCGGGTACGGGAGGTAGCCTCCTATTTCAATGCGGATATGGTGATTTGTGATAAGCACCGCAAGCGGGCCAATGAAATCGCCAGCATGGTGGTGATTGGTGATGTGAAAGATCGGGATATTGTGATCATTGACGATATAGTGGATACGGCTGGCACGCTCTGCAAGTCGGCCGCCCTGCTGAAGGAAAAAGGAGCTCGTTCCGTAAGGGCCTTCTGTACACACCCGGTATTGAGTGGGAATGCGTATGAAAACCTGGAAAATTCGGCACTGGAACAACTGGTGGTTTGTGATACCATACCGCTTAAAAAACAATGTTCGAAGATCGAGGTGGTGAGCGTGTCCGAACTATTTGCAGTAGCCATCCGGAATGCGTATGAAAATAAGTCGATCACCAGCTTGTTCATCCACAGCCAGCGCAGGAATATGTAAGGTTAATAAATAAATGCGATATGAAAACAATTGTCATTGAAGCACAGCTCAGGGCACCGCAAACATTAGGTAGCAAAAGTGCTCTGCATCAGCTGCGGAAGGCCGGGCAGGTGCCGGGAGTGATTTATGGTGGTGCAGAAAATGTGCATTTTTATGCGCCTGTAAAGGCTTTTAAACCCCTCATCCATACTTCTGAATTTCAGCTTGCTGAATTAAAGCTTGGCGGTCAAACGTATCGTTGTGTGTTAAAAGATAAGCAGTTTGATCCGATCACCGATGAATTAATACATGTGGATTTTCTGGAGCTCCGCGAAGATCGGAAAGTTACGGTAACCTTGCCAATTCTATTCACCGGCACACCCGAAGGTGTTAAGCAGGGTGGCAAGCTGGTGGTGAAGATGAAAGCCCTGAAAGTACGCACCTATCCGCGTTTTCTGAAAGAGCATATTGAGGTGAATCTGGAACATCTGGGCATAAATCAGAATATCCGGGTAGAAGATGTGCGTGTTGAAAATTTCGAGATTCTTCATGCTCCGCGTATTCCATTGGCTTCTGTGGTGACGACAAGAGCCCTTCGTCAGGAGGAAGCAGCTGCAGCGCCGCAGTCTTGAATCTGATTTTTTTAGATACATGAGGCTGATGGAGGGCAATCCTTCATCAGCCTTTATTTTTGATCGCATTGGCATGTCTGAGCTCCATTCACCGGCATCATCTCCGTCAACCGAAATCCCTTCCGCATCCAATGTTGAAGCTTCCGGGTTGCATCGGGCGGTAACCCTGTGGCAGGCCACCAGTATCAATATGATTGAGATGATTGGCATTGGGCCTTTCATCGTTATACCGCTCATCATGCAACAGCTGGGTAGCGGGTGGTTTCTGATACCCTGGCTCGCAGGGGCCCTCATATCGGCACTGGATGGCCTGATCTGGTCAGAATTAGGTGCCGCTTTCCCCTTAGCCGGCGGCAGCTATCAGTTTTTAAAGGCTGCCTACGGTAGCTATTCATGGGGGCGTCTCATGCCTTTCTTATTTGTATGGCAAACCATGGTCCAAGCTCCGCTGGTGGCGGCTTCAGCATCGATTGGCTTTTCCCAGTATGCCTGCTATCTATTGCCTCTGGGTTACTGGGGCCAAAAAATTCTTTCCGGTAGCATCATCATTTGCATCACTTTACTGCTCTATCGCCGCATTGAAACCATTGGCCGTATCTCCATCTGGCTCTGGATAGGTGTGATGCTTACCATGCTCTGGATCATCGTCGGCGGTGTGTGGGGCGTGCATGTGCACCATCAGGTTCGGGGCCTTCATTTCCGGGCGGATTTCTGGGAAGCCGGCATCATGGCCATACTGGGACACGCTACCGTTCAAGCGATGTATGCTTATCTGGGATACTACAATGTTTGTCATCTGGGAGCGGAAATTAAAAATCCTGCGCGCAACATCCCGCGCAGCATCCAGTTGTCGATTGCCGGCGTGGCACTGTTATACCTGCTCATGAATCTCAGCCTGGCACAGGGTATCAATCCGGCGGCCCAGCACAACGGACTGGCCGTGAGTCTGTTCATCGAACAACAGTTTGGACCCTCCTGGGCCCGGGTGGCCACCCTGCTTATATTGTGGATTGCCTTCTCGTCGTTGTTTTCACTGATGCTTGGCTATTCACGTGTGCCCTATGCTGCGGCCCTGGACGGATATTTTTTTCCTGTATTTGCCCGGACGCACCCCAGCAAACATTTCCCTCATATTTCATTGCTTACCTTAGGTGCACTCGCCTTTTTATTTAGCCTGTTGTTCCGGATCGAACAGGTGATCAGTGCCATCCTGGCCATGCGTATCCTGGTACAGTTCATTGGACAGGCCATCGGGCTTGCACTCTTGCATCGCCGGCTTGATCGTAGCCGTTTTCCCTTTCGCATGATGGGATATCCCATCCCGCTGGTCTTATCGGTGTTAGCCTGGTTAATGATTTTTATTTCGACGGGATGGAAGTTTGTTATTTCCGGTTTAATCATGATCGGTGCGGGTGCCGGCGTATTTTACCTGATCAAACCCTGGCGCGAGAAATGGCAACAACATGAATCCACGAGAGAGTAACCTATGGATATAATAAGCTCGGGCGACAGACGCATACAGAATGGGAAATCGGGATTTTTTATTTTTGTTCGCTGATTTTCAGGGTGAAAAATCAAGGCCGGCTGCAAGGATATTTAAAATTCAAGATGCATGAAATATTTGCTCGTGGGTATTGGCAATGTGGGTGAAGCTTATGTGCACACCCGACACAACGTTGGCTTTGATGTGGTGGATGCCTTTGCAGCCCGGCATGGGATGGAATTTCAGCCCGGCAGATACGCAGAACTGGCAGAAGCGCGGTGGAAAGGCAAACAGCTCATTTTAATGAAACCTACCACCTATGTAAATTTGAGTGGTAAGGCTGTAAAATACTGGATGGACAAAGAAAAGGTGCCGATGCAAAACCTGCTGGTGGTGGTGGATGATGTGGCTCTGCCCCTCGATACGGTGCGCTTGCGACCCGGCGGTAGCGATGGTGGACACAATGGATTGAAACACATCCAGGAAATGCTCGGAACCCAGGAATTTGCAAGATTACGATTTGGCATCGGACAGGATTATCCCAGAGGGCGCCAGGTGGAATATGTACTCGGGAAATGGAAACCTGAAGAATGGGAAATCGTGCAAAAAAAAATCATGCTTTGTGTGGACATCCTGGAGAGCTTTATCAGCCGGGGAATTGCAGCGACGATGAATGATTTTAATGCGCGTAAAATCAAACTGGAAAATGGATCGATTTAGATTTATTGGATAACCCTAAATTTCAAAAAGTATGAAAATCATCTGTGTAGGGCGCAATTATGCTGATCATGCCCAGGAATTGCAACATGAAGTTCCCAAAGAACCCATCATCTTTTTGAAGCCCAAAACCGCCTTGCTGCAAAACAATCAGCCCTTTTATTATCCCGATTTCACGGAGGAATTGCACTATGAATGTGAGCTGGTGTTGCGGGTTTCAAAAAACGGCAAGCACATTCAGGAAAAATTTGCCAATCGGTATTATGACCGGATTACGGTGGGCATCGATTTCACGGCACGCGACCTGCAACGTAAGCTCATGGAAAAAGGACTTCCCTGGGAAATATCCAAAGCCTTTGATAACTCTACCGTCGTAGGTGATTTTATTCCTATCACTCCGCAAATGGATTTGCAGAATCTTTCCTTTCGCCTGCTGAAAAATGAACAGGTCGTGCAGGAGGGAAATACACGTGATATGCTATTCAGCTTTGACAAAATCATCAGCTACGCTTCCCGCTATTTTACACTCAACATCGGCGATCTGATCTTCACGGGCACGCCTGCAGGCGTAGGCCCCGTTGAGGTGGGCGACTATCTGGAAGCATTCCTGGGTGATCAAAATTTATTGGCTTTTCAGGTATTATAAGCGTTTGGGCTCAATGTTGAAAACACGTAGCTTTGCAGCCGATTGCAGATAGATATCATTTTTTGATGGCGAGGTAGCTCAGTTGGTAAGAGCGCAGGATTCATAACCCTGAGGTCATGGGTTCAACTCCCATCCTCGCTACGAGCGATTGCTGCAGAGAAGTGCAATCGCTTTTTTTTGCAGGATTCATATCCGCCGGCTGGCGGACATGGGTTCAACTCCCATCCTCGCTACGAGCGATTGCTGTAGAGAAGTGCAATCGCTTTTTTTTTGCAGGATTCATATCCGCCGGCTGGCGGACATGGGTTCAACTCCCATCCTCGCTACGAGCGATTGCTGTAGAGAAAGTGCAATCGCTTTTTTTTGCAGGATTCATATCCGCCGGCTGGCGGACATGGGTTCAACTCCCATCCTCGCTACGAGCGATTGCTGTAGAGAAGTGCAATCGCTTTTTTTTTGCAGGATTCATATCCGCCGGCTGGCGGACATGGGTTCAACTCCCATCCTCGCTACGAGCGATTGCTGTAGAGAAGTGCAATCGCTTTTTTTTTGCAGGATTCATATCCGCCGGCTGGCGGACATGGGTTCAACTCCCATCCTCGCTACGAGCGATTGCTGTAGAGAAGTGCAATCGCTTTTTTTTGCAGGATTCATATCCGCCGGCTGATTCCTCAACCCCGATGCTTGCTATACGCAGGTTTTCCATGACTATTGAAGTTGGAAAATTTTATAGAAAGCTTGCACCAGAAAATGAAAATTGTTACTTTGACACCAAAAAGATATGATGATGCTCAGATACCAACCTCTCTGCGTTACCGGGTACCGGCTGTTGTGGCTGGGGTTGTTCTGGATAACAGCATTTTCCGGTACCGGGCTTGCACAGACATCGCATGCTGTACAGACACCCGTCTTTCAACGACAGCGCTTATTTGATTTTGGATGGCGTTTTCACCGAGGCGCTGCGCAGGGCGCTCAGGATCCGGATTTTGATGATCGCAACTGGCGCATGGTGGATTTGCCACATGATTGGAGCATTGAGGATTTACCCGGCAAACACAGCCCTTTTGATTCCAATGCGGTTACCCAGGTAAGCGGTGGATTTACCACAGGTGGAGAAGGCTGGTATCGAAAATCGTTTTTCATTCCGGCGAGTCAGCAGGGAAAACGTGTGGAACTGCAATTCGACGGCATATACATGAATGCCGATGTGTGGGTGAATGGCAGGCATCTGGGCAATCATCCCTATGGATATACCAGCTTCGTATACGATATCACCGATCAGGTGGCGTGGGGAAAAGAAAATATCGTGGCCGTACAGGTGAAAAATGAAGGGATGAACAGCAGATGGTATGCAGGTTCTGGCATCTATCG
It includes:
- a CDS encoding APC family permease, translating into MSELHSPASSPSTEIPSASNVEASGLHRAVTLWQATSINMIEMIGIGPFIVIPLIMQQLGSGWFLIPWLAGALISALDGLIWSELGAAFPLAGGSYQFLKAAYGSYSWGRLMPFLFVWQTMVQAPLVAASASIGFSQYACYLLPLGYWGQKILSGSIIICITLLLYRRIETIGRISIWLWIGVMLTMLWIIVGGVWGVHVHHQVRGLHFRADFWEAGIMAILGHATVQAMYAYLGYYNVCHLGAEIKNPARNIPRSIQLSIAGVALLYLLMNLSLAQGINPAAQHNGLAVSLFIEQQFGPSWARVATLLILWIAFSSLFSLMLGYSRVPYAAALDGYFFPVFARTHPSKHFPHISLLTLGALAFLFSLLFRIEQVISAILAMRILVQFIGQAIGLALLHRRLDRSRFPFRMMGYPIPLVLSVLAWLMIFISTGWKFVISGLIMIGAGAGVFYLIKPWREKWQQHESTRE
- the dprA gene encoding DNA-processing protein DprA, with translation MESALVYQLALTRIPMIGHALARELLKHFNWSPEAIFRARKTDLERIPGIGPLRAQAIREFRDFPGIEKEIRQLEKYQICTCFITDPLYPPLLKDCPDAPILLYYRGQMDCNHQRTLSIVGTRHQTAYGRELCAQLIRNLRSYDPIVISGLALGIDITAHQAALENGLKTIAVLAHGLDRIYPPQHQTIARQMLEHGGWISEFPPGTQPEREHFPQRNRIIAGMSEGTLIVETGVSGGSMITAYLASGYQRVVMALPGRVTDLRSAGCLSLIRNQIAVPITSADDIAEELGWKQAPGPTAAKPQPLFHEWSPAEQAIVDLFVEKNPRHVEEIYLYSRLSSTEAASVLLQLELQGYLRSMPGKMYEWIGLTKSS
- a CDS encoding fumarylacetoacetate hydrolase family protein, with product MKIICVGRNYADHAQELQHEVPKEPIIFLKPKTALLQNNQPFYYPDFTEELHYECELVLRVSKNGKHIQEKFANRYYDRITVGIDFTARDLQRKLMEKGLPWEISKAFDNSTVVGDFIPITPQMDLQNLSFRLLKNEQVVQEGNTRDMLFSFDKIISYASRYFTLNIGDLIFTGTPAGVGPVEVGDYLEAFLGDQNLLAFQVL
- the pth gene encoding aminoacyl-tRNA hydrolase → MKYLLVGIGNVGEAYVHTRHNVGFDVVDAFAARHGMEFQPGRYAELAEARWKGKQLILMKPTTYVNLSGKAVKYWMDKEKVPMQNLLVVVDDVALPLDTVRLRPGGSDGGHNGLKHIQEMLGTQEFARLRFGIGQDYPRGRQVEYVLGKWKPEEWEIVQKKIMLCVDILESFISRGIAATMNDFNARKIKLENGSI
- a CDS encoding ribose-phosphate pyrophosphokinase, whose amino-acid sequence is MQPNVKIFSGTRSRYLAEKIAAHYGNGLGKIKIEQFSDGEIQPIFLESIRGDYVFLVQSTCAPADNLMELLLMIDAARRASAGYITAVIPYFGYARQDRKDKPRVAIGSKLVANMLVAAGANRIITMDLHAPQIQGFFDIPVDHLDSSAIFIPYIESLNLENLTFASPDVGSTNRVREVASYFNADMVICDKHRKRANEIASMVVIGDVKDRDIVIIDDIVDTAGTLCKSAALLKEKGARSVRAFCTHPVLSGNAYENLENSALEQLVVCDTIPLKKQCSKIEVVSVSELFAVAIRNAYENKSITSLFIHSQRRNM
- a CDS encoding 50S ribosomal protein L25 — translated: MKTIVIEAQLRAPQTLGSKSALHQLRKAGQVPGVIYGGAENVHFYAPVKAFKPLIHTSEFQLAELKLGGQTYRCVLKDKQFDPITDELIHVDFLELREDRKVTVTLPILFTGTPEGVKQGGKLVVKMKALKVRTYPRFLKEHIEVNLEHLGINQNIRVEDVRVENFEILHAPRIPLASVVTTRALRQEEAAAAPQS